The following are encoded together in the Phaseolus vulgaris cultivar G19833 chromosome 9, P. vulgaris v2.0, whole genome shotgun sequence genome:
- the LOC137820812 gene encoding ATP-dependent zinc metalloprotease FTSH, chloroplastic gives MAFATSALLSSNFLGRKVVVSPPTPKTTKQSTLLPFIFKRTILKAHKPNSEKLNSASSQAALAALIFSSATLSATPHALAADNVTPPPVIEAQQSQLNPSNSTSSPFSTNLLTAPKPQASSDLPEGTNWRYSEFLNAVKKGKVERVRFSKDGSALQLTAVDGRRASVVVPNDPDLIDILAMNGVDISVAEAESPNGLFNIIGNLLFPFLAFAGLFFLFRRAQGGPGGPGGLGGPMDFGRNKSKFQEVPETGVTFGDVAGADQAKLELQEVVDFLKNPDKYTALGAKIPKGCLLVGPPGTGKTLLARAVAGEAGVPFFSCAASEFVELFVGVGASRVRDLFEKAKNKAPCIVFIDEIDAVGRQRGAGLGGGNDEREQTINQLLTEMDGFSGNSGVIVLAATNRPDVLDSALLRPGRFDRQVTVDRPDVAGRVKILQVHSRGKALAKDVDFDKIARRTPGFTGADLQNLMNEAAILAARRDLKEISKDEISDALERIIAGPEKKNAVVSDEKKKLVAYHEAGHALVGALMPEYDPVAKISIIPRGQAGGLTFFAPSEERLESGLYSRSYLENQMAVALGGRVAEEVIFGQENVTTGASNDFMQVSRVARQMVERFGFSKKIGQVAIGGPGGNPFLGQQMSTQKDYSMATADVVDAEVRELVERAYSRATNIITTHIDILHKLAQLLIEKETVDGEEFMSLFIDGKAELYVA, from the exons ATGGCCTTCGCCACCAGCGCGTTGCTCTCTTCAAACTTTCTCGGAAGGAAGGTCGTGGTATCGCCCCCAACACCGAAAACAACAAAACAATCCACTCTGTTACCGTTTATTTTCAAGAGAACCATCTTAAAAGCTCACAAACCCAATTCGGAAAAACTGAATTCCGCATCTTCACAAGCTGCTCTAGCGGCCCTTATATTTTCCTCCGCCACTCTCTCTGCCACCCCACACGCCCTAGCCGCTGACAACGTCACCCCTCCACCTGTAATCGAAGCGCAACAGAGCCAATTAAACCCCTCCAACTCAACCTCCTCACCTTTCTCTACGAACCTTCTCACAGCACCCAAACCCCAAGCCTCTTCCGACCTCCCCGAAGGCACCAATTGGCGCTACAGCGAGTTCTTGAACGCCGTTAAGAAGGGTAAAGTCGAGCGAGTCAGGTTCAGCAAAGACGGTTCCGCCCTCCAACTAACCGCCGTTGACGGCCGTCGAGCCTCCGTTGTCGTCCCCAATGACCCCGACCTCATCGACATCCTCGCCATGAACGGTGTCGACATTTCCGTCGCCGAAGCCGAATCACCTAACGGCTTGTTCAACATCATAGGCAACTTGCTCTTCCCCTTTCTAGCATTCGCCGGCCTATTCTTCCTCTTCCGAAGGGCCCAAGGAGGCCCCGGGGGCCCCGGTGGGCTTGGAGGGCCCATGGACTTCGGGCGGAATAAGTCCAAATTCCAAGAAGTCCCGGAAACCGGTGTTACCTTCGGTGACGTGGCGGGCGCAGACCAAGCGAAGCTTGAGCTGCAAGAGGTTGTTGATTTTTTGAAGAACCCTGATAAGTACACTGCGCTGGGTGCGAAGATTCCGAAGGGGTGTCTTCTGGTCGGGCCACCGGGAACCGGGAAGACGCTTCTAGCTAGGGCTGTGGCGGGGGAAGCGGGAGTGCCGTTTTTCTCGTGCGCGGCTTCAGAGTTCGTGGAGCTGTTTGTGGGGGTTGGTGCGTCGAGGGTGAGGGATTTGTTTGAGAAGGCGAAGAATAAGGCGCCGTGCATTGTTTTCATTGATGAGATTGACGCCGTCGGGAGGCAGAGAGGGGCGGGGCTTGGAGGTGGGAACGATGAGAGGGAACAGACCATTAACCAGCTTCTCACGGAGATGGATGGGTTTTCTGGTAATTCTGGAGTTATCGTTTTGGCTGCAACTAACAGACCTGATGTTCTTGATTCTGCTTTGTTAAGGCCTGGCCGGTTCGATAGGCAAGTTACTGTAGATAGACCTGATGTTGCTGGCAGAGTTAAGATCCTTCAG GTGCATTCAAGAGGAAAGGCGCTTGCAAAGGATGTTGACTTTGATAAAATTGCAAGGCGAACCCCGGGATTCACTGGGGCTGATCTGCAGAATCTGATGAATGAAGCAGCTATTCTTGCAGCCAGGCGTGACCTCAAGGAAATAAGTAAAGATGAGATATCTGATGCGCTTGAAAGGATCATAGCTGGACCTGAAAAGAAAAACGCTGTGGTCTCAGACGAGAAGAAGAAATTAGTAGCATATCACG AGGCTGGCCATGCTTTGGTTGGTGCTTTAATGCCTGAATATGACCCCGTAGCCAAGATATCAATTATTCCTCGTGGCCAAGCTGGTGGTCTCACATTCTTTGCTCCAAGTGAAGAGAGGCTCGAGTCTGGATTGTACAGTAGAAGCTACTTGGAAAATCAGATGGCTGTTGCTCTGGGTGGAAG GGTCGCTGAAGAGGTTATTTTTGGCCAGGAAAATGTCACTACTGGAGCATCAAACGACTTCATGCAAGTTTCACGAGTGGCAAGGCAGATGGTTGAGAGATTTGGATTCAGCAAAAAAATTGGACAAGTTGCTATTGGTGGACCTGGAGGAAATCCATTCTTGGGTCAACAG ATGTCAACGCAAAAGGATTACTCCATGGCAACTGCCGATGTAGTGGATGCGGAAGTACGGGAACTGGTAGAGAGAGCATATTCTAGGGCAACAAATATTATCACAACTCACATTGACATCCTTCACAAGCTTGCTCAACTTCTCATAGAAAAAGAAACTGTTGATGGTGAAGAGTTCATGAGTCTATTCATTGATGGAAAGGCCGAATTATATGTTGCATAA